A genomic segment from Fusarium fujikuroi IMI 58289 draft genome, chromosome FFUJ_chr04 encodes:
- a CDS encoding related to nuclear pore membrane protein POM152, which produces MSTSTPRLRSGFPATPATAARRHNNPQTPSSAGSPSHGRGSSARSPSLPLAPEKTQPQGAVSQPVIPLTVLDAPQQRLYAFGVYVLLWAWKFYDWLQVVEDGDYSWLLFLKWIFIDFVFLFGVPELRIPWLELSQPVVIGMFILQMAFNYMLMFNIPIPLHSWLLGFFKVLYDRELSVSEHNVKVSTILNNHSLIMGKQIINILPEGSAILNPEAAPFCLGAKPKNIASLPIYFNATIPAEIELVRIDLETNKEEIIKISNREVNRVAKQIREHTADQTTSGFQWDYPVKKPGVYRLGRVLDEYKLEVQRATRDTYRCIQELSDLSLDVYGTPPLKIVYSRTINGKDHSFHFQSLQPDGFSSPLLTASSNLVLESQDDVSWVRPSKVTVGLNESMTSAGEWEYSIDEVRDAFDNIVKYADLEEDEKARSKGLKYGFKVKERPRASMNGCDLRNPFKVAKGRSVRLPVDFSLTGSKDDTSHEVTWEFSPINSLTNSGEHGDQVSIGNYNAKNALDKPFVSEPGLYTLKTVSSGSCKGEVKEPSSCLLLNPLEPSLSIRSEEIPDKCAGNSIGLRVDLDLVGTPPFVVRYDIVTSDGHIEKQSHRVSGLRSQLELVPKMAGHHKYVFKSIDDAVYDNLLLTGEDKVLEQVVKPAASAKIASTTGVINACLDSEVELDVLLYGEAPFNLEWEIVHDGKRKSERVTGLQENSFRIKTNTLRKGGEYILALSSVQDKRGCKTFLQDQVKIAVRRQQPRAAFGFVEHKQKIMAVEDTHLRLPLRLEGEPPFEISYRNLNGNGEVLTKRANNANDNLLVKSQGVYELVDVRDSQCPGSVVPTASQFEVGWFPRPEISIVESPSITSDGNTLVKQDICEGDIDGFEVNLKGSPPYHVEYEVTHKSFQGAKAFTRKDFDAALAKAAISMDTTKAGDYTYKFSALADNLYNSDKNFSPLTVAQRVNAKPAAGFTKPGQSFKYCMEEQEHEDKIPIKLTGVAPFYVEVEIKHQAGSPAETYRIPSIDSNTYGIRIPRQHLRLGAQQVRIRTVRDARGCQRKYEIGGPSVQIHLYEAPSIYPLESRRDYCVGERIAYTLSGTPPFDISYDFNGRWNAKSQTTNFRRIAEKPGDFIITSISDKASECRAAVNIPKTIHPLPSVQISRGKQSRVDIHEGNEVDILFEFWGTPPFEFTYTRSSNAKKGQRSVVLETRHDVSYEHSKVVKASQEGTYEVVAIKDKFCSFSTQQVEKKQRS; this is translated from the exons ATGAGCACATCGACTCCCCGCCTGCGGTCTGGGTTCCCAGCTACCCCAGCTACCGCTGCTCGACGACACAACAATCCACAGACTCCTAGCTCAGCAGGCTCACCGTCACACGGAAGGGGTTCTTCAGCGAGGTCACCTTCTCTCCCTCTTGCACCTGAGAAGACGCAGCCCCAGGGCGCCGTTAGCCAGCCTGTCATTCCTCTGACCGTTCTCGATGCCCCCCAACAACGTCTTTATGCATTTGGCGTCTACGTCTTGTTGTGGGCTTGGAAGTTCTATGACTGGCTTCaggtggttgaagatggcgactATTCCTGGCTCCTCTTCCTGAAATGGATCTTTATCGACTTTGTCTTCCTATTTGGTGTACCAGAATTGAGGATACCTTGGCTTGAGCTCTCCCAACCTGTTGTTATCGGCATGTTTATCTTACAGATGGCATTCAACTACATGCTCATGTTTAATATTCCT ATCCCACTGCATTCGTGGCTActcggcttcttcaaagTTCTTTACGACCGTGAATTATCAGTTTCCGAGCATAATGTCAAAGTCTCGACTATTCTCAACAACCATTCCCTCATCATGGGAAAACAGATTATCAACATCTTGCCTGAAGGTTCTGCAATCCTCAATCCCGAAGCAGCTCCGTTCTGTCTGGGCGCAAAGCCAAAGAACATCGCATCTCTGCCTATCTACTTTAATGCCACCATCCCGGCCGAAATCGAGCTGGTTCGTATTGACCTCGAAACGAACAAGGAAGAAATAATCAAGATTTCGAACCGGGAGGTCAACAGGGTAGCCAAGCAAATTCGAGAACATACCGCCGATCAGACTACGTCCGGTTTTCAGTGGGACTATCCGGTTAAGAAACCGGGTGTCTATCGACTTGGACGGGTTTTGGACGAGTACAAGCTAGAGGTTCAGCGCGCCACCAGGGATACATAT CGCTGTATTCAAGAGCTGTCTGATCTCTCCCTCGACGTCTACGGGACTCCTCCTCTCAAGATTGTGTACAGTCGTACGATCAATGGCAAAGATCACAGCTTCCACTTCCAGAGTCTCCAGCCTGATGGATTCTCGTCACCTCTTCTTACGGCTTCTTCCAATCTTGTTCTGGAGAGCCAGGATGATGTATCTTGGGTGCGGCCTTCCAAGGTGACTGTTGGTCTTAACGAGTCTATGACTTCTGCTGGAGAGTGGGAGTACTCGATTGATGAGGTCCGCGATGCCTTCGACAATATTGTCAAATACGCCGAtttggaagaggatgaaaagGCCCGCTCAAAGGGTCTCAAGTACGGCTTCAAAGTCAAGGAGCGACCTAGAGCGAGCATGAATGGTTGCGACCTGCGTAATCCCTTCAAGGTTGCCAAAGGCCGTTCCGTCAGGCTTCCGGTAGACTTCTCTCTGACCGGCTCGAAAGATGATACATCCCACGAGGTCACGTGGGAGTTCTCACCCATCAACTCGCTCACCAACAGTGGTGAGCATGGCGATCAGGTCTCAATCGGAAACTACAACGCCAAGAACGCATTGGATAAGCCATTTGTTTCGGAGCCAGGTCTCTACACTCTAAAGACCGTGTCAAGCGGATCTTGCAAGGGTGAGGTCAAAGAGCCGTCTTCATGCCTTCTCCTGAACCCATTGGAGCCTTCGCTCTCGATTCGCTCAGAGGAGATCCCCGATAAATGTGCAGGTAACTCCATTGGACTGCGGGTGGACCTGGATCTCGTTGGAACACCGCCATTTGTTGTCCGGTACGACATCGTTACCAGTGACGGGCATATTGAGAAGCAGTCTCACCGCGTCTCTGGTCTGCGATCTcagctggagctggtgcCCAAGATGGCAGGTCACCACAAATACGTCTTCAAGTCCATTGATGACGCTGTTTATGACAACCTGCTTCTCACCGGCGAAGACAAGGTTTTGGAACAGGTCGTGAAGCCTGCCGCCTCGGCCAAAATCGCAAGTACCACCGGTGTTATCAATGCTTGTCTTGACTCGGAAGTTGAACTTGATGTCCTCCTTTATGGTGAGGCTCCCTTCAATCTGGAATGGGAGATCGTTCATGATGGTAAACGCAAGTCTGAGCGTGTCACCGGTCTTCAAGAGAATAGCTTCaggatcaagaccaacaccCTCCGTAAGGGAGGAGAGTATATTCTTGCGTTGAGCAGTGTCCAAGATAAGCGAGGCTGTAAAACTTTCCTTCAGGACCAAGTCAAGATCGCTGTACGACGCCAGCAACCAAGAGCCGCCTTTGGTTTTGTCGAGCATAAGCAGAAGATCATGGCTGTGGAAGATACTCACCTACGACTGCCCCTCCGTCTCGAAGGAGAACCTCCTTTCGAGATCAGCTACAGGAACCTCAACGGTAATGGCGAAGTGTTGACCAAGCGCGCCAACAACGCCAACGACAACCTGCTTGTCAAGTCGCAGGGCGTCTATGAATTGGTGGATGTGCGAGATAGCCAGTGCCCTGGGTCTGTCGTGCCAACAGCATCCCAATTCGAGGTGGGCTGGTTCCCTAGACCAGAGATCTCGATCGTGGAGTCTCCCAGCATCACTTCAGACGGCAACACCTTGGTCAAGCAAGACATATGTGAAGGAGATATTGACGGCTTCGAAGTCAATCTCAAAG GATCACCTCCTTATCATGTCGAATATGAGGTCACTCACAAGTCATTCCAAGGCGCAAAGGCATTCACGCGGAAGGATTTCGACGCCGCCCTCGCCAAGGCAGCCATTTCTATGGACAccaccaaggctggtgaCTACACCTACAAGTTCTCTGCTCTTGCCGATAATCTCTACAACAGCGATAAGAACTTCAGTCCTCTTACTGTTGCACAGCGCGTGAATGCCAAGCCTGCTGCCGGGTTTACAAAGCCAGGTCAGTCGTTCAAGTATTGCATGGAAGAGCAAGAACACGAGGACAAGATCCCGATCAAGCTTACGGGAGTTGCTCCCTTTTatgtcgaggttgagatcAAGCACCAAGCTGGCTCACCTGCCGAGACGTATCGAATTCCGTCGATCGACTCAAACACGTATGGTATCAGAATTCCTCGTCAGCACCTCCGTCTTGGAGCCCAGCAGGTTCGCATTCGTACTGTTAGAGACGCTCGAGGCTGCCAGCGCAAGTACGAGATTGGAGGGCCCTCGGTGCAAATCCACCTCTACGAGGCGCCATCCATCTACCCTCTCGAGTCTCGACGCGACTATTGCGTTGGCGAGCGTATTGCATATACGCTATCTGGTACACCTCCGTTCGACATCTCATACGACTTCAACGGCCGATGGAATGCTAAGTCGCAAACGACCAACTTCCGCCGTATTGCGGAGAAGCCTGGcgatttcatcatcactaGCATCTCGGACAAGGCCAGCGAGTGCCGTGCTGCGGTAAACATCCCCAAGACTATCCACCCGCTGCCCAGTGTTCAGATCAGCCGTGGTAAGCAATCCCGCGTGGACATACACGAAGGCAACGAGGTGGATATTCTGTTTGAGTTCTGGGGCACGCCGCCATTCGAGTTCACCTACACACGCAGCTCCAACGCCAAGAAGGGCCAACGCAGTGTTGTCCTCGAAACAAGGCATGATGTGTCTTATGAACACAGCAAGGTGGTCAAGGCGAGCCAGGAGGGTACGTACGAGGTTGTTGCAATTAAGGACAAGTTCTGCTCGTTCTCGACTCAGCAGGTGGAGAAAAAACAAAGAAGCTAG
- a CDS encoding related to 26S proteasome-associated ubiquitin carboxyl-terminal hydrolase, whose protein sequence is MTKELQADDNVRGGDSFEDAPFVRRSTRLASKPPQQITTQVTTSGPRRNPKRKASEAASELNHRLNSDQLLDEALAPLSLKDVQEWEGWVELESEPAFFNIILRDLGVCNVKAQEIFTIDQDSLALLPQPVYGLVFLFQYLPGLEEETEEPDAIGVWFANQTTSNACATVAMLNIVMNVEGIDLGEKLRAFKESTKDLSTALRGHQISKNNLIRTIHNSFTRRMDHLNADLCLENEASDAKTSTSKRRTAAKKGKRVPPRRKRSNAEYGYHFIAYVPAGGYVWELDGLQYKPHKLDRVPDTGDWTCVARPQIEGRMLQYEESQLSFNLLALCQSPLTAYSQTIAHAAASLQYLHKNTESLLAFNDLTSAEKPPLDIEDESRLSDFNLTKADIMRAHVPDALQEKIKRSNFDSQSAYELHQELVVDVKAAMGEYCSELMAISDDEQRVKGRKKDYGPALHKWMKKLAEKGVLEELIKAA, encoded by the exons ATGACGAAAGAGCTGCAAGCTGACGACAATGTTCGGGGCGGGGATTCTTTTGAAGACGCGCCCTTTGTGCGTCGTTCTACTCGTCTAGCTTCCAagcctcctcagcagatTACTACACAAGTCACAACGAGTGGCCCCAGGAGAAACCCGAAGCGCAAGGCCAGCGAGGCAGCAAGCGAATTGAACCATCGCCTAAATTCTGACCAACTCCTTGACGAAGCTTTAGCTCCTCTGTCACTAAAGGATGTTCAAGAGTGGGAAGGCTGGGTAGAGCTCGAGTCAGAaccagccttcttcaacatcattcTTCGAGACTTGGGAGTTTGCAATGTCAAAGCTCAGGAGATCTTCACCATTGACCAAGATTCACTTGCACTTCTACC ACAGCCGGTATACGGCTTGGTCTTTCTATTTCAGTATCTACCTGGGCTCGAAGAGGAGACCGAAGAACCAGACGCAATAGGTGTGTGGTTTGCGAATCAG ACCACGAGCAATGCATGTGCGACTGTGGCCATGCTAAACATTGTTATGAACGTCGAAGGAATCGACCTCGGTGAAAAGCTGCGAGCTTTCAAGGAGTCAACCAAGGACCTCAGTACTGCTCTACGAGGCCATCAAATCAGcaaaaataacttaatacGCACGATACACAACTCTTTCACGCGTCGAATGGACCATCTCAATGCTGATCTATGCCTGGAGAACGAAGCGTCAGACGCGAAAACCAGCACAAGTAAGAGGCGCACTGCAGCCAAGAAAGGGAAGAGGGTACCTCCACGAAGAAAGAGGTCCAATGCAGAGTATGGATATCATTTCATTGCATATGTTCCCGCGGGTGGTTATGTGTGGGAGTTAGATGGGCTCCAGTATAAGCCTCACAAGCTGG ATCGCGTTCCTGATACTGGTGATTGGACATGTGTGGCAAGACCACAGATCGAAGGCCGAATGCTTCAATATGAAGAGAGTCAGCTCTCCTTCAACCTTCTAGCTCTTTGTCAGAGCCCACTCACTGCCTACTCACAAACTATTGCCCACGCCGCTGCATCTCTTCAGTATCTGCATAAGAACACAGAATCTCTTCTCGCATTCAATGACCTCACCTCTGCCGAGAAGCCTCCTCTGGACATTGAAGACGAGTCGCGGCTGTCCGATTTTAACCTCACCAAGGCAGATATCATGAGGGCACACGTTCCAGACGCTCTACAGGAAAAGATTAAGCGGTCGAATTTCGACTCTCAGAGTGCTTATGAGCTTCACCAAGAGCTTGTGGTCGACGTCAAGGCTGCCATGGGCGAGTACTGCTCAGAATTGATGGCTATCTCCGACGACGAGCAGCGAGTAAAAGGCCGAAAAAAGGACTATGGACCTGCCCTACACAAGTGGATGAAAAAGCTTGCCGAGAAGGGCGTTTTGGAAGAACTAATCAAAGCGGCGTGA